The Triticum aestivum cultivar Chinese Spring chromosome 3A, IWGSC CS RefSeq v2.1, whole genome shotgun sequence genome includes a region encoding these proteins:
- the LOC123063476 gene encoding non-specific phospholipase C2, translating to MAVPTPQRRLLAAAMALLLVLASSGAVARAGMSGPIKTVVVVVMENRSFDHMLGWMKRLNPAIDGVTGAEWNPANASDPSAGPRVYFGDGAQFVDPDPGHSYQEIRQQIFGSDDATGPPRMNGFVQQARSIGGGNMTDAVMNGFAPDSVAVYRELVAQFAVCDRWFASVPSSTQPNRLFVHSGTSGGATSNNPELLAKGYPQRTIFDNVHDAGLSFGIYFQDVPAVLFYRNLRKLKYILNFHPFHNAFRDHASRGSLPNYAVIEQHYMDSKDHPANDDHPSHDVYQGQMFVKEIYETLRASPQWNETLMVLTYDEHGGFFDHVPTPVDGVPSPDDIVGPPPYNFTFNRLGVRVPAILISPWIEKGTVMHGPNGSPTPTSQFEHSSIPATVKKLFNLPQDFLTKRDAWAGTFEGVVQTRTEPRTDCPEQLPTPTRIRQTEANEEAKLSSFQQEIVQLAAVLNGDHQLSSLQERIRERMNVREGTSYMRSAVRRFFEAGMSAKRMGLADDEQIVKMRPSLTTRMTSSPADQDDSP from the exons ATGGCGGTTCCCACGCCGCAGCGCCGTCTCCTGGCGGCCGCCATGGCCCTGCTCCTCGTGCTCGCCTCGtccggcgcggtggcgcgcgcggggATGAGCGGGCCGATCaagacggtggtggtggtggtgatggagaaCCGGTCGTTCGACCACATGCTGGGGTGGATGAAGCGGCTGAACCCGGCGATCGACGGCGTGACGGGCGCCGAGTGGAACCCGGCCAACGCGTCGGACCCGTCGGCGGGGCCGCGGGTCTACTTCGGCGACGGCGCGCAGTTCGTGGACCCGGACCCGGGGCACTCGTACCAGGAGATCCGGCAGCAGATCTTCGGCTCCGACGACGCCACGGGACCGCCGCGGATGAACGGGTTCGTGCAGCAGGCGCGGTCCATCGGCGGGGGGAACATGACGGACGCCGTGATGAACGGGTTCGCGCCCGACAGCGTGGCCGTGTACCGGGAGCTGGTGGCGCAGTTCGCGGTGTGCGACCGGTGGTTCGCGTCCGTGCCGTCGTCCACCCAGCCCAACCGCCTCTTCGTCCACTCCGGCACCTCCGGCGGCGCCACCAGCAACAACCCAGA GTTGCTGGCCAAGGGGTACCCGCAGAGGACCATCTTCGACAACGTGCACGACGCGGGCCTCTccttcggcatctacttccaggaCGTGCCGGCGGTGCTCTTCTACCGCAACCTCCGCAAGCTCAAGTACATCCTCAACTTCCACCCCTTCCACAACGCGTTCCGTGACCACGCTAGCCGCGGCTCCCTGCCCAACTACGCCGTCATCGAGCAGCACTACATGGACTCCAAGGACCACCCTGCCAACGACGATCACCCTTCGCACGACGTCTACCAGGGCCAGATGTTCGTCAAGGAGATCTACGAGACGCTCCGCGCCAGCCCCCAGTGGAACGAGACGCTCATGGTCCTCACCTACGACGAGCATGGCGGGTTCTTTGACCATGTGCCCACCCCTGTCGATGGTGTGCCGAGCCCCGACGACATCGTCGGCCCGCCCCCATACAACTTCACGTTCAACAGGTTGGGAGTGCGTGTCCCGGCCATCTTGATCTCTCCATGGATTGAGAAGGGAACAG TTATGCATGGGCCGAATGGAAGCCCAACCCCGACGTCACAATTCGAGCATTCTTCGATCCCCGCAACCGTGAAGAAACTGTTCAATCTGCCACAGGATTTCCTGACCAAAAGGGACGCATGGGCTGGGACCTTCGAAGGCGTCGTGCAAACCAGAACTGAACCGAGGACAGATTGTCCAG AGCAActcccgacgccgacgaggatCCGGCAGACGGAGGCGAACGAGGAGGCGAAGCTGAGCTCGTTCCAGCAGGAGATCGTGCAGCTGGCGGCGGTGCTGAACGGCGACCACCAGCTAAGCAGCCTGCAGGAGAGGATCAGGGAGAGGATGAACGTGAGGGAAGGCACCTCCTACATGAGGAGCGCCGTGCGGCGCTTCTTCGAGGCTGGCATGTCTGCCAAGAGGATGGGCCTCGCCGACGACGAGCAGATCGTCAAGATGAGGCCCTCCCTTACCACCAGAATGACCTCCTCCCCTGCAGATCAAGATGATAGTCCGTAG